The genomic DNA GCCATGGTGACCATGAAACATGTGGGGCTCAATGTGGCCTCGGACCCCTTTATGAACGGCGCCCTCCTGGGCATTAAGGGCGGCCTGGTAATCGCCGTGGCGGATGACCCGGGGATGCACAGTTCCCAAAACGAGCAGGATTCCCGGTTCTACGCTGCCTTCGCCATGATCCCCTGCCTGGAGCCCCGGAACCAGCAGGAAGCCTATACCATGACCAGGGAAGCCTTTGACCTTTCCGAAAAATTTCAGGTTCCGGTATTGCTGCGCATGACCACCAGGCTTTCCCATGCCCGGGCCCAAATTAAAACCGGGCCGAAGCGGGCGCAGAATCCCCTTTCCAAGGCCGGGGATAAAACCCAGTGGATGCTCCTCCCCGCCTATGCCCGGCGGAACTATGTCTCCCTTATCGAAAAACAGCCGGAGCTCCTGGCATGGTCCGCCGCCCACCCCTCCAACAAATTGGACCTGGATGGCCGGGACACGGGCCTGGCTGTGATCACCTCCGGCCTGGGGGGGAACTACTACGAAGAAAACCTGGAGGATTTTATCAAATCCCGATCCGGTACAATTCCTGCGCGGCTCCACATCGGGGTCTACCCCCTGCCGGAGGAATCCATACGCCGGCTCTGCGAAAAGGCGGAACGGCTTATCGTTATTGAGGAAGGCCAGCCGGTAATTGAAGAACGGCTCCGGGGTATACTTCCCCACCGTATTACTATCAATGGAAAACTTGACGGGACCATAAGCCGTACCGGGGAACTGGATCCGGATGTGGTGCGCCGGGGTCTGTCCCTCCCCCCCCGGCCGGGGGCGCTGAACAGCGGTGCTGTAATACTGCCGAAGCTGCCGGGACGTCCACCCCAGCTCTGTACCGGCTGCCCCCACGGGGACAGTTACGAGACCATCAAAAAGGCAGTTCAGGAACTGGACCCCGCCGAAGGACACCCAAATACGGCTATCAACGCCGATATAGGCTGTTACGCCCTGGGGGCCACCCCGCCCTACTCGGTGCCCGAATCCATAGTCTGTATGGGTGCATCGGTGGGCATGGCCCGGGGCGCGGCGGAGGCGGGCATCAAGTACGCCATCGGCGTCATCGGGGACTCCACCTTCCTCCATTCGGGGATCAGCTCCCTGATCGACGCGATTGCCGCGGACACCCCCATGACCCTTATCATCCTGGATAACTCCATCGTGGCCATGACCGGCTGCCAGCAGACCATGGTACGCTCAGACAAATTCCGTCCCCTCATCCTGGGCCTGGGCCTCAAGGGCGAACACCTGATTGAACTGGAAGCCAAGAAACAGTTCCTGGAAGAAAACGCAGCAAAGCTGAAAAAAGAAATTGAGTACCGGGGCCTTTCGGTGGTGATCTTCCAACGGGAATGCCTGGAAGCTTTCCGAAAACGGAAGAAGAACGAGAAATAACAATGAGGAATAGTAAAGGGACTGTGTTATGAAAAAAGACATCATTCTTGCGGGGGTCGGCGGACAGGGGGTGCTTTCCATTGCCGCCATTATTGCCCAGGCTGCGGTGAGCGCGGGGTTTTCGGTGCGCCAGTCTGAGGTGCATGGTATGGCCCAGCGGGGGGGCGCAGTACTGGCGCATCTGCGGATCTCGGATACGAACATTGCCTCGGATCTGGTACCCCAGGGCGGGGCTGACTTGGTACTGTCCATGGAACCTGTGGAAAGTCTCCGTTATGCGGCATGGCTTGCGCCGGATGGCGCCCTGGTCAGCGCGGCGGAACCCTTTGTTAATATTCCCGATTATCCTGATATCGCAGTAATTCTAAGGACCATCGCGCTCTTCCCCGTAAACCGTATCGTTGAAGCGGCGGAACTTGCCAAAGAAGCGGGGCTGTCCAGGGCGGTAAACATGGTCATGGTAGGGGCGGCCTCCCCCTTCCTCCCCCTAAAGCCGGAAACCATGGAAGCCACGATTAGCGCCATGTTTGCCAATAAGGACCCATCGGTAGCGGAGGCAAACAAAAAGGCCTTTAACCTGGGCCGGGCGGCCGCCGAATGAACTACCAATACTGGCACCGCAAAATTGAGATCATGCCCCGGACG from Treponema primitia ZAS-1 includes the following:
- a CDS encoding indolepyruvate oxidoreductase subunit beta translates to MKKDIILAGVGGQGVLSIAAIIAQAAVSAGFSVRQSEVHGMAQRGGAVLAHLRISDTNIASDLVPQGGADLVLSMEPVESLRYAAWLAPDGALVSAAEPFVNIPDYPDIAVILRTIALFPVNRIVEAAELAKEAGLSRAVNMVMVGAASPFLPLKPETMEATISAMFANKDPSVAEANKKAFNLGRAAAE
- a CDS encoding thiamine pyrophosphate-dependent enzyme, which encodes MEEQALLGDEAAALGAIHAGLSAAYGYPGTPSTEIMEYLIENAKGNAHIPDTFHASWCVNEKTALEAALGVSFAGRRAMVTMKHVGLNVASDPFMNGALLGIKGGLVIAVADDPGMHSSQNEQDSRFYAAFAMIPCLEPRNQQEAYTMTREAFDLSEKFQVPVLLRMTTRLSHARAQIKTGPKRAQNPLSKAGDKTQWMLLPAYARRNYVSLIEKQPELLAWSAAHPSNKLDLDGRDTGLAVITSGLGGNYYEENLEDFIKSRSGTIPARLHIGVYPLPEESIRRLCEKAERLIVIEEGQPVIEERLRGILPHRITINGKLDGTISRTGELDPDVVRRGLSLPPRPGALNSGAVILPKLPGRPPQLCTGCPHGDSYETIKKAVQELDPAEGHPNTAINADIGCYALGATPPYSVPESIVCMGASVGMARGAAEAGIKYAIGVIGDSTFLHSGISSLIDAIAADTPMTLIILDNSIVAMTGCQQTMVRSDKFRPLILGLGLKGEHLIELEAKKQFLEENAAKLKKEIEYRGLSVVIFQRECLEAFRKRKKNEK